In Helicoverpa zea isolate HzStark_Cry1AcR chromosome 3, ilHelZeax1.1, whole genome shotgun sequence, the following proteins share a genomic window:
- the LOC124645961 gene encoding solute carrier family 66 member 2 isoform X2, whose amino-acid sequence MDWIISDELGVTVGHVVGWGAAGAMIVGGVAPYIPQYIQIKKTQDAEGFSLYVCLALLIANTLRILFWFGKRYELPLLIQSIVMNCTMFVMIHLCVNVRKKNQIIRARERIFTAQPDQTARWLDQRSGIAGGEKPHRFYDMERKYFWAWTDFQSYVDCMLVFSVLGAAITYLLIEFSPFVELIGFLALFTEAMLGAPQIARNHKNKSTEGMSVSMVIMWTCGDVFKTTYFVLREAPPQFWLCGSLQVSLDVVILFQVWLYRHKTAAARRMRRGD is encoded by the exons ATGGATTGGATAATTTCGGATGAGTTAGGGGTAACTGTGGGTCATGTAGTTGGCTGGGGAGCAGCTGGTGCTATGATAGTAGGTGGCGTTGCCCCATACATACCCCAGTACATACAAATCAAGAAGACACAAGATGCCGAAGGGTTCTCTTTATATGTTTGTTTAGCTCTGCTGATAGCAAATACTTTAAGGATATTGTTTTG GTTTGGTAAACGCTATGAGCTACCTTTACTAATCCAAAGTATAGTAATGAATTGCACAATGTTTGTCATGATACatttgtgtgtaaatgtacGAAAAAAGAACCAAATTATAAGGGCAAGGGAGAGAATATTTACAG CCCAGCCTGATCAAACGGCACGCTGGCTGGACCAGCGTAGCGGCATCGCCGGCGGGGAGAAGCCCCATCGCTTCTATG ATATggaaaggaaatatttttgggcCTGGACTGACTTCCAGAGCTATGTAGACTGTATGTTGGTGTTCTCGGTGCTGGGCGCCGCGATCACCTACTTGTTGATAGAGTTCTCGCCTTTCGTGGAACTTATTGGGTTCCTCGCTCTCTTCACAGAGGCTATGCTTGGCGCTCCTCAGATAGCCagaaatcacaaaaataaaagtacagaAGGCATGAG CGTCAGCATGGTGATAATGTGGACGTGTGGAGACGTATTCAAGACTACATACTTCGTCTTGAGGGAAGCGCCTCCTCAGTTTTGGTTGTGTGGAAGCCTACAGGTCTCATTAGATGTCGTCATACTCTTTCAA GTGTGGCTGTATCGCCACAAAacggcggcggcgaggcggaTGCGTAGGGGCGATTAG
- the LOC124645961 gene encoding solute carrier family 66 member 2 isoform X3, with amino-acid sequence MDWIISDELGVTVGHVVGWGAAGAMIVGGVAPYIPQYIQIKKTQDAEGFSLYVCLALLIANTLRILFWFGKRYELPLLIQSIVMNCTMFVMIHLCVNVRKKNQIIRARERIFTDMERKYFWAWTDFQSYVDCMLVFSVLGAAITYLLIEFSPFVELIGFLALFTEAMLGAPQIARNHKNKSTEGMSVSMVIMWTCGDVFKTTYFVLREAPPQFWLCGSLQVSLDVVILFQVWLYRHKTAAARRMRRGD; translated from the exons ATGGATTGGATAATTTCGGATGAGTTAGGGGTAACTGTGGGTCATGTAGTTGGCTGGGGAGCAGCTGGTGCTATGATAGTAGGTGGCGTTGCCCCATACATACCCCAGTACATACAAATCAAGAAGACACAAGATGCCGAAGGGTTCTCTTTATATGTTTGTTTAGCTCTGCTGATAGCAAATACTTTAAGGATATTGTTTTG GTTTGGTAAACGCTATGAGCTACCTTTACTAATCCAAAGTATAGTAATGAATTGCACAATGTTTGTCATGATACatttgtgtgtaaatgtacGAAAAAAGAACCAAATTATAAGGGCAAGGGAGAGAATATTTACAG ATATggaaaggaaatatttttgggcCTGGACTGACTTCCAGAGCTATGTAGACTGTATGTTGGTGTTCTCGGTGCTGGGCGCCGCGATCACCTACTTGTTGATAGAGTTCTCGCCTTTCGTGGAACTTATTGGGTTCCTCGCTCTCTTCACAGAGGCTATGCTTGGCGCTCCTCAGATAGCCagaaatcacaaaaataaaagtacagaAGGCATGAG CGTCAGCATGGTGATAATGTGGACGTGTGGAGACGTATTCAAGACTACATACTTCGTCTTGAGGGAAGCGCCTCCTCAGTTTTGGTTGTGTGGAAGCCTACAGGTCTCATTAGATGTCGTCATACTCTTTCAA GTGTGGCTGTATCGCCACAAAacggcggcggcgaggcggaTGCGTAGGGGCGATTAG
- the LOC124645961 gene encoding solute carrier family 66 member 2 isoform X1, giving the protein MDWIISDELGVTVGHVVGWGAAGAMIVGGVAPYIPQYIQIKKTQDAEGFSLYVCLALLIANTLRILFWFGKRYELPLLIQSIVMNCTMFVMIHLCVNVRKKNQIIRARERIFTGAIFMLYILLCCVNGSAQPDQTARWLDQRSGIAGGEKPHRFYDMERKYFWAWTDFQSYVDCMLVFSVLGAAITYLLIEFSPFVELIGFLALFTEAMLGAPQIARNHKNKSTEGMSVSMVIMWTCGDVFKTTYFVLREAPPQFWLCGSLQVSLDVVILFQVWLYRHKTAAARRMRRGD; this is encoded by the exons ATGGATTGGATAATTTCGGATGAGTTAGGGGTAACTGTGGGTCATGTAGTTGGCTGGGGAGCAGCTGGTGCTATGATAGTAGGTGGCGTTGCCCCATACATACCCCAGTACATACAAATCAAGAAGACACAAGATGCCGAAGGGTTCTCTTTATATGTTTGTTTAGCTCTGCTGATAGCAAATACTTTAAGGATATTGTTTTG GTTTGGTAAACGCTATGAGCTACCTTTACTAATCCAAAGTATAGTAATGAATTGCACAATGTTTGTCATGATACatttgtgtgtaaatgtacGAAAAAAGAACCAAATTATAAGGGCAAGGGAGAGAATATTTACAG GTGCAATATTCATGTTATATATACTGTTGTGTTGTGTGAACGGCTCAGCCCAGCCTGATCAAACGGCACGCTGGCTGGACCAGCGTAGCGGCATCGCCGGCGGGGAGAAGCCCCATCGCTTCTATG ATATggaaaggaaatatttttgggcCTGGACTGACTTCCAGAGCTATGTAGACTGTATGTTGGTGTTCTCGGTGCTGGGCGCCGCGATCACCTACTTGTTGATAGAGTTCTCGCCTTTCGTGGAACTTATTGGGTTCCTCGCTCTCTTCACAGAGGCTATGCTTGGCGCTCCTCAGATAGCCagaaatcacaaaaataaaagtacagaAGGCATGAG CGTCAGCATGGTGATAATGTGGACGTGTGGAGACGTATTCAAGACTACATACTTCGTCTTGAGGGAAGCGCCTCCTCAGTTTTGGTTGTGTGGAAGCCTACAGGTCTCATTAGATGTCGTCATACTCTTTCAA GTGTGGCTGTATCGCCACAAAacggcggcggcgaggcggaTGCGTAGGGGCGATTAG